The following proteins are co-located in the Candidatus Accumulibacter cognatus genome:
- a CDS encoding acetate uptake transporter, translating into MTEQKLGNPAVVGLAGFGLTTMVLQFHNVGWMGLGPVVWLGLIFGGLAQMIAGLQEMKTGNNFGYCAFTGYGCFWIALVLLLIGNHYNIYTSSKTDVGWFLVAWTLFTVILWIGSMRVSSALALTFTLLLIGFILLDLAHFGYPDLTVVAGYELMVTAAMAWYIMAHIIYADLFGRDVLPVGKPWIN; encoded by the coding sequence ATGACTGAGCAAAAGCTGGGTAATCCGGCTGTAGTAGGTCTGGCTGGTTTCGGCCTGACGACCATGGTGTTGCAGTTTCATAATGTGGGATGGATGGGATTGGGTCCGGTCGTCTGGCTGGGTCTGATATTTGGGGGGCTGGCGCAGATGATCGCCGGGCTGCAGGAGATGAAGACCGGCAACAATTTCGGCTATTGCGCCTTCACCGGTTATGGCTGCTTCTGGATCGCGCTGGTGCTGCTCCTGATTGGCAACCACTACAACATTTATACCTCCAGCAAGACCGACGTCGGCTGGTTCCTTGTGGCCTGGACACTATTCACGGTGATCCTGTGGATTGGTTCGATGCGCGTCAGCAGCGCGCTGGCACTGACCTTCACCCTGTTGCTGATCGGTTTCATTCTGCTCGACCTGGCGCACTTCGGCTATCCCGACCTGACCGTGGTGGCCGGCTATGAACTGATGGTGACCGCAGCGATGGCGTGGTACATCATGGCGCACATCATCTATGCCGATTTGTTTGGCCGGGACGTCCTTCCGGTTGGCAAGCCCTGGATCAATTAA